From the Limosilactobacillus panis genome, one window contains:
- the fabF gene encoding beta-ketoacyl-ACP synthase II, whose amino-acid sequence MTRVVVTGMGAVAPNGNGLHDFVANTLAGKVGIKKISKFDATPTGITVAGEVDNFDPKEVVGKKSARRMDLYSQYAVQTAVEALKMAGINADNTRAEDLGVIYGSGIGGLTTIQEQIIKMHEKGPKRVSPMFVPMAIANMAAGNIAIRANAQNICTSIVTACASGTNSIGEAFRQVKEGRAQVMIAGGAEASVNEIGIAGFAALNALSTATDPLKASKPFDRDRNGFVLGEGAGALILESLEHAEKRGAKILGEVVGYGATGDAYHITAPDPDGKGAARAMQEAIDEANIKPAEVDYINAHGTATHANDSGEALAINHVFGKDNSVLVSSTKGMTGHLLGAAGAIEAVISVAALEKGKLPMNIGCDHQDEECPVNLVNKENQDAPEAKYALSNSFGFGGHNAVLAFRKWG is encoded by the coding sequence ATGACAAGAGTTGTTGTTACAGGGATGGGCGCAGTTGCCCCCAATGGTAACGGTTTGCACGATTTTGTAGCAAACACCCTCGCGGGGAAGGTGGGCATCAAAAAGATCAGTAAGTTTGATGCAACGCCGACGGGGATTACCGTTGCCGGTGAAGTTGATAATTTTGACCCGAAAGAAGTTGTCGGCAAGAAGTCAGCACGACGAATGGACCTTTATTCACAGTATGCAGTTCAAACGGCAGTTGAAGCGCTGAAAATGGCGGGGATTAATGCGGACAATACTCGCGCTGAAGACCTTGGCGTTATTTATGGCTCTGGTATTGGCGGTTTAACCACCATCCAAGAGCAGATTATTAAGATGCACGAGAAGGGACCTAAGCGGGTCTCACCAATGTTTGTGCCGATGGCAATCGCCAACATGGCTGCTGGTAACATTGCGATTCGCGCTAATGCCCAAAACATTTGCACTTCGATTGTCACTGCCTGTGCCAGTGGTACTAACAGTATTGGCGAAGCATTTCGCCAAGTTAAAGAAGGGCGGGCCCAGGTAATGATTGCCGGTGGGGCGGAAGCCTCTGTTAACGAAATCGGCATTGCTGGCTTTGCGGCCCTTAATGCCTTGTCCACCGCAACAGACCCATTGAAGGCCTCTAAGCCATTTGACCGGGACCGCAATGGCTTTGTACTTGGTGAAGGTGCGGGGGCCCTCATTTTGGAGAGCCTTGAACACGCCGAAAAGCGGGGAGCAAAGATTCTTGGTGAAGTTGTCGGTTATGGCGCTACTGGGGATGCTTATCATATTACTGCTCCTGACCCGGATGGAAAAGGAGCTGCCCGGGCGATGCAAGAAGCAATCGATGAAGCTAATATTAAGCCGGCAGAAGTCGATTACATCAACGCTCACGGAACCGCAACACATGCTAACGATAGTGGTGAAGCTCTTGCTATTAACCATGTATTTGGCAAGGACAACTCCGTTTTGGTCAGTTCGACAAAGGGAATGACTGGGCACCTTTTGGGTGCTGCGGGCGCAATTGAAGCGGTAATTTCTGTTGCTGCGCTTGAAAAAGGTAAGCTGCCAATGAATATTGGTTGTGACCACCAAGACGAAGAATGTCCAGTCAACCTTGTTAATAAGGAAAACCAGGATGCACCAGAGGCAAAGTACGCGTTAAGCAATTCGTTTGGCTTTGGTGGCCATAATGCTGTCTTAGCTTTTAGAAAATGGGGGTAA
- a CDS encoding biotin/lipoyl-containing protein, with protein MEFDDIQKLMTGFEHSSTRELKIDDHGFHLYLSKNNQSAPVKVEKQVNADDENDAAEKPATDSNTGAIKAPLVGTVYLQPKPDQPAYVKVGDHVHKGDVVCVIEAMKMITEVKSDRDGVVKSIDVENGDLVEFNQSLFTISEGE; from the coding sequence TTGGAATTTGATGATATTCAAAAATTAATGACCGGGTTTGAGCACTCCTCAACCCGGGAACTTAAGATTGATGACCACGGTTTCCACCTTTACCTAAGCAAGAATAACCAATCGGCACCCGTTAAAGTTGAAAAGCAGGTTAATGCTGATGATGAAAACGACGCTGCCGAAAAGCCAGCCACTGATTCTAATACCGGCGCAATCAAGGCACCGTTGGTGGGAACAGTTTACCTGCAGCCGAAGCCAGACCAGCCAGCCTATGTTAAAGTCGGTGACCATGTCCACAAGGGGGACGTGGTTTGTGTGATTGAAGCGATGAAGATGATTACCGAGGTTAAAAGTGACCGTGATGGGGTGGTTAAGTCCATCGACGTTGAGAATGGTGACCTCGTAGAATTTAACCAGTCATTGTTTACCATTTCGGAAGGAGAATAA
- a CDS encoding aldo/keto reductase, with the protein MVYLLIGKRDVNLEKTVKLNNGVEMPQIGMGVWKTNPDDTADLVRTAAANGYTLFDTAKQYGNESGVGQGLQEAIKESGKKRDDFFLTTKIFNGDQGDYDKLRAAFNQQLQDLQTDYVDLLLLHWPVFGKYNESWRALEGILKDGQARAIGVCNFDVDHLTDLIDHAQVMPAINQIEFNPFIHQPDTVAFCQGNKIQLEAWSPLGNGRALANPVINQIAKEKGKSPAQVILRWELQQGFVVIPKSSHPDRMRANRDLDGFSLTADEMEAIAELDEEKHSIWYDKYKWSGNPNGVDDYIAKPNEF; encoded by the coding sequence ATGGTATACTTACTGATAGGAAAGAGGGATGTTAATTTGGAAAAGACAGTAAAACTAAACAATGGCGTTGAGATGCCGCAGATTGGCATGGGTGTTTGGAAAACCAATCCGGATGATACCGCCGATTTGGTAAGGACCGCTGCTGCCAATGGTTATACCCTGTTTGATACTGCTAAACAGTATGGTAACGAAAGTGGTGTTGGTCAGGGATTGCAAGAGGCAATTAAGGAAAGCGGTAAAAAGCGTGATGATTTCTTCTTAACCACTAAAATCTTTAACGGTGACCAGGGTGACTATGATAAGCTGCGGGCAGCCTTTAACCAGCAGCTCCAGGACCTGCAGACCGATTACGTCGACCTGCTACTTCTCCACTGGCCGGTTTTCGGCAAGTACAACGAATCCTGGCGCGCCCTGGAAGGAATTCTAAAGGATGGTCAAGCAAGGGCAATCGGGGTTTGCAATTTTGATGTTGACCACCTGACTGACCTGATAGACCACGCCCAGGTAATGCCGGCAATCAACCAGATCGAGTTTAACCCCTTTATTCACCAACCCGACACGGTAGCCTTCTGTCAGGGAAATAAAATCCAGCTCGAGGCCTGGTCACCACTGGGCAATGGTCGGGCCCTGGCTAACCCGGTAATAAACCAAATTGCCAAGGAAAAGGGTAAGAGTCCGGCCCAGGTGATCTTGCGGTGGGAACTGCAACAGGGCTTTGTGGTTATTCCCAAGTCTAGCCATCCAGATCGGATGCGAGCTAACCGTGACCTTGACGGCTTTTCTCTCACGGCGGACGAGATGGAAGCAATCGCAGAATTAGATGAGGAAAAACACTCGATTTGGTATGATAAATACAAGTGGTCGGGAAACCCGAATGGGGTTGACGACTACATTGCTAAACCTAATGAATTCTAA
- a CDS encoding MFS transporter — MKYRLQSIVFVLVAFLLGCNEFMVVGVISNIAKSYHASLSTVGLLVTMFALTYAICTPVLTTITAKYDRFKVLMTLMVVFLVGNTLTACSPNLLCLFASRIITAAVAGAIISLVLVYVSIIAPIQKRSMLVATVFSGFSTATIIGVPIGTTISTAFSWHASFAFISILTLIITIFLFFLVPRNTKQAKGSIMHQLQLLRDPRIFLGIVIMVALMAAEYTFYTYIRPIITDVLHYSTTQLNLLLGLVGIMFIIGNTCAGTISGRYGTSKMPLISGACLLLLLLMGLSFTNAFTGIILLCVICLVLGMPGSILQVMFLNVADRNYPEAMNLASSLNPICTNIGVTVGSFTASVSVNFLAIGEIGYIGAIFAIISTIGSVLLIRHDK, encoded by the coding sequence ATGAAGTATCGTTTACAAAGTATTGTGTTTGTCCTCGTCGCCTTTTTACTCGGTTGCAACGAATTTATGGTGGTGGGGGTCATCTCAAACATTGCCAAAAGTTATCACGCCTCCCTTTCAACAGTTGGGTTGTTGGTAACCATGTTTGCTTTAACCTATGCCATCTGCACGCCGGTTCTAACAACGATAACCGCAAAGTATGACCGCTTTAAGGTGCTGATGACCTTAATGGTCGTTTTTCTGGTTGGCAATACCTTGACAGCCTGTTCACCTAACCTGCTCTGTCTCTTTGCCTCACGAATAATCACTGCCGCGGTAGCCGGGGCCATTATCTCGCTGGTTCTGGTCTACGTTAGCATCATCGCTCCTATTCAAAAGCGGTCGATGTTAGTGGCAACGGTCTTTTCAGGCTTTAGTACGGCCACAATTATTGGGGTACCAATTGGGACAACGATTAGCACCGCTTTTTCCTGGCACGCTAGTTTTGCCTTCATCAGTATCTTAACCTTAATCATTACGATATTCTTGTTTTTCTTGGTTCCCCGCAATACCAAGCAGGCTAAAGGGTCAATTATGCATCAGCTTCAGTTACTGCGGGACCCGCGAATCTTTTTAGGAATCGTGATCATGGTCGCTCTGATGGCTGCTGAATATACTTTTTATACATACATTCGACCAATCATCACCGATGTCCTCCACTACAGCACCACCCAGCTGAACTTGCTACTCGGGCTTGTTGGTATCATGTTTATCATTGGGAATACCTGTGCCGGCACCATCTCTGGACGGTACGGGACGAGTAAAATGCCCCTGATTAGCGGCGCCTGTCTCCTGCTTCTTTTGTTGATGGGGCTGTCTTTTACCAACGCATTCACCGGCATTATCTTACTGTGCGTGATTTGTCTGGTCCTCGGGATGCCTGGTTCAATTCTCCAAGTAATGTTTTTGAATGTCGCTGACCGCAACTATCCAGAAGCAATGAACCTGGCATCTTCCCTTAATCCCATTTGTACAAACATTGGGGTGACCGTGGGTTCATTCACCGCTTCAGTCAGTGTTAACTTCCTGGCAATTGGTGAGATTGGCTATATTGGTGCCATCTTCGCAATTATTAGTACAATCGGTTCGGTTCTTTTAATTCGCCATGATAAATAA
- a CDS encoding DHA2 family efflux MFS transporter permease subunit: MKDQRISRALAIMVFGTFFGLFCSSLMNIAIPTFMNVFHISEGRVQWVINGYMLVNALMIPVSSYLIKRFSFRRLFILFAGIFLLGTMMGAAAMSFTFIVIARMIQAIGAGMMMPLVNVLAIRYAKPGKKGQIMGIIGLAFNCAPILGPAFSGFLLNYFSWRYLFILILPFALATVILSVVFLPYIPHNESPRFNMVGLITITVGLWSLLMGLSNVSNYQLTSFNVIGYVAIGLITLAFFYINQRHSDHQLINFRIFAHRQFVLATVINMLITATMYGNTILISLLVQVVLGKSTVVSAISVLPGAILTGLLSMTSGRFYDIYPIKVLVGAGLIIDIIGTTCQAAIGARSTVLMITIFQTVRQFGLVTMLIPLQTQALSLLPNEIVPDAVATFNTMRQIAASFGTALIIAVVGIINNILHCQSSHLGIQSGFAFCLLFLLTSLFLSQKLYHKIRKA; encoded by the coding sequence ATGAAAGATCAACGTATTAGTCGGGCCCTAGCTATCATGGTTTTCGGAACCTTCTTTGGTCTATTTTGTTCATCCTTGATGAATATCGCTATTCCGACCTTTATGAACGTCTTCCATATCTCGGAAGGACGGGTTCAATGGGTAATTAACGGTTATATGCTAGTTAACGCTCTCATGATTCCGGTCAGCTCCTACCTCATCAAACGTTTTTCCTTCCGTCGTTTATTCATCCTGTTTGCGGGAATCTTCCTTTTAGGAACGATGATGGGCGCGGCGGCAATGAGCTTTACCTTCATCGTAATTGCGCGGATGATCCAGGCAATTGGGGCGGGGATGATGATGCCCCTCGTTAACGTTCTTGCCATCCGTTACGCCAAGCCGGGAAAGAAGGGACAAATTATGGGAATCATTGGGCTCGCCTTTAACTGCGCCCCTATCCTCGGACCAGCCTTTTCTGGTTTCTTGCTGAACTACTTTTCCTGGCGGTACCTCTTCATCTTAATCCTGCCTTTCGCCCTTGCCACGGTAATCCTTTCCGTTGTCTTCCTGCCCTATATTCCACATAACGAGTCACCGCGCTTTAACATGGTTGGCCTAATCACCATCACGGTTGGTCTTTGGTCATTACTGATGGGGCTTTCCAACGTTTCCAACTACCAACTAACCAGCTTTAACGTAATTGGTTATGTCGCAATTGGGTTAATTACCTTGGCCTTCTTTTACATCAACCAACGTCATAGTGACCACCAACTGATTAATTTTCGCATTTTTGCTCACCGTCAATTTGTCTTAGCAACGGTAATTAACATGCTGATTACGGCAACCATGTACGGGAACACCATCCTGATTTCCCTCCTTGTCCAAGTCGTGCTGGGTAAAAGCACCGTTGTCTCAGCCATTAGTGTCCTCCCGGGAGCAATTTTGACCGGTTTATTATCAATGACGAGCGGCCGCTTCTACGATATCTATCCAATCAAAGTCCTCGTCGGTGCCGGGCTAATCATTGATATTATCGGGACAACCTGCCAGGCAGCAATTGGTGCCCGGAGTACTGTCCTGATGATCACCATTTTCCAAACGGTCCGTCAGTTTGGTTTAGTGACCATGCTGATTCCCCTACAGACTCAGGCCCTCTCCCTTTTGCCAAACGAGATTGTTCCCGATGCCGTCGCTACCTTTAACACGATGCGACAAATTGCGGCCTCGTTTGGGACGGCCCTGATCATTGCCGTTGTCGGAATCATCAATAATATTCTTCATTGTCAGTCTTCTCACCTGGGAATTCAGAGTGGTTTTGCCTTCTGTTTACTCTTTCTCCTAACCTCCCTGTTTTTAAGTCAGAAACTATACCACAAGATCAGAAAAGCTTGA
- the acpS gene encoding holo-ACP synthase: MIKGLGIDLTEIARVAHMAKQHPQYVKRILTPQEIRQYQQFTGQRANEYLAGRWSLKESFAKAMGTGIGKAVSFQDVEIIDNQLGAPIVTKSPVSGVAHASVSHTGKLVMTEIILED, translated from the coding sequence ATGATAAAGGGACTAGGAATAGACTTAACAGAAATAGCACGTGTTGCTCACATGGCAAAACAGCATCCCCAGTACGTAAAACGAATTCTAACGCCGCAAGAGATAAGACAGTACCAACAATTTACCGGTCAGCGGGCCAATGAGTACCTCGCTGGCAGATGGTCACTTAAGGAGTCTTTTGCAAAGGCAATGGGTACCGGAATTGGTAAGGCGGTTAGCTTTCAAGATGTTGAAATTATTGACAATCAACTTGGTGCACCAATCGTCACCAAATCGCCCGTTAGCGGGGTGGCCCATGCTTCGGTGAGTCACACTGGTAAATTAGTAATGACAGAGATTATTTTAGAGGATTAG
- a CDS encoding MarR family winged helix-turn-helix transcriptional regulator, giving the protein MTNEYQQINEALIKIYNGILWVEEKELCKSTFSDLTIKELHAVDAISMYDHQTVSQVAKKLHLTPGTMTAMTDRLIKKGYVERKRDKADRRIIRLYLTNKGRVLYRAHRAFHNMMVKSFLKGMDAEELSIVNKAIHNLEDFLNEHA; this is encoded by the coding sequence ATGACCAATGAGTATCAACAAATTAACGAAGCACTAATTAAAATTTATAACGGAATCCTCTGGGTGGAAGAAAAAGAGCTTTGTAAGAGTACTTTTAGCGATTTAACCATCAAGGAACTCCATGCAGTTGATGCTATTTCAATGTATGACCACCAAACCGTTTCCCAGGTGGCAAAGAAACTCCACCTTACTCCGGGAACGATGACGGCCATGACGGACCGTCTAATCAAGAAAGGCTACGTCGAACGTAAGCGTGATAAAGCGGACCGGCGAATAATTCGCTTGTACTTAACTAATAAGGGACGGGTGTTATACCGGGCACACAGGGCCTTTCACAATATGATGGTCAAGAGCTTTTTAAAGGGCATGGATGCTGAAGAGTTATCGATTGTTAACAAGGCGATTCATAACCTGGAGGACTTCCTAAACGAACATGCTTAA
- a CDS encoding CopY/TcrY family copper transport repressor yields MVKDLQITPAEWRVMRIVWTLNEATSREITAILQRKVDWKSATIKTLLHRLVTKGVLTTTKHGRAFIYHPAVAEQSMMCQAADDLFQSICERRIGQTLNHVLNQVELSKDDIRTLQETLQKKLATAPDQVQCNCIPGRKMNC; encoded by the coding sequence ATGGTGAAAGATTTGCAAATTACGCCGGCTGAATGGCGGGTAATGCGAATCGTATGGACCTTAAATGAAGCAACCAGCCGGGAAATTACGGCAATTCTTCAAAGAAAAGTTGATTGGAAGTCCGCAACGATTAAAACTCTTTTGCACCGCTTAGTTACTAAGGGAGTATTAACTACTACTAAGCATGGTCGGGCCTTCATTTATCATCCGGCGGTTGCGGAACAATCAATGATGTGTCAAGCGGCCGATGATCTCTTTCAAAGTATCTGTGAACGACGGATTGGGCAGACGCTGAACCACGTGCTTAATCAGGTGGAGCTAAGTAAGGATGATATTCGGACTTTACAAGAAACCCTCCAAAAAAAATTGGCGACAGCTCCGGATCAGGTCCAGTGTAACTGTATCCCGGGGAGAAAAATGAACTGTTAG
- a CDS encoding acyl carrier protein, which translates to MSKDEIFNDVKAIVVDELDIDADKVKLDANIQDDLDADSLDVFEIMNELEDKFDIELDSDESVKTIGDVVDLVAKQIAAKD; encoded by the coding sequence ATGAGTAAAGATGAAATTTTTAATGACGTTAAGGCAATTGTTGTGGATGAATTAGACATTGATGCAGATAAGGTTAAGCTGGACGCAAATATCCAGGATGACCTTGATGCTGATAGCTTGGATGTCTTTGAAATCATGAACGAACTAGAAGACAAGTTCGATATTGAGTTAGACAGTGATGAATCCGTAAAGACGATTGGTGACGTTGTTGACCTTGTTGCCAAGCAAATCGCAGCCAAGGACTAG
- a CDS encoding ACP S-malonyltransferase has product MRLGILFSGQGAQKPGMGLDFLSDPLFTSIVSQGSQITGLDLEKIMASKDGELKQTKYVQPALVAMSFGIYQMLKRDLPQLPIFAMAGLSLGEYAALIASKAISADQGLSLLKDRGAYMQADADQVDSTMAAVLNPVHDKVAAICDRYSQVWIANYNSPQQVVLGGATDQVKAAVGDIKAEQAAKRVVVLKVSGAFHTPLFNGARAKMHDRLAEEQFHKPTVPVISNTVVAPFTAENIAPIMERQLAVSTHFGEDVQYMVKLLEIDATLEIGPGKNLSRFAKQVDSNLVRTHIGTLKDYQTYLKENQQWS; this is encoded by the coding sequence ATGAGACTAGGAATTTTATTTAGTGGTCAAGGCGCCCAAAAGCCGGGAATGGGATTGGATTTTTTATCTGATCCCCTTTTTACAAGCATCGTTTCTCAAGGAAGCCAGATTACCGGGTTGGACCTGGAGAAAATAATGGCTAGCAAGGACGGGGAGTTGAAGCAGACGAAGTATGTTCAGCCCGCCCTTGTGGCAATGAGCTTCGGTATTTACCAAATGCTTAAGCGTGACTTGCCCCAGTTGCCAATCTTCGCAATGGCGGGACTCTCTTTGGGTGAGTACGCGGCATTGATTGCTAGTAAGGCAATTTCTGCAGATCAGGGCCTAAGTCTGTTAAAGGACCGGGGTGCATATATGCAAGCCGATGCTGATCAGGTTGACAGCACGATGGCCGCTGTCTTGAACCCCGTTCATGATAAGGTTGCTGCTATTTGTGATCGTTATTCGCAGGTGTGGATTGCTAACTATAATTCACCGCAACAGGTTGTCTTGGGCGGTGCAACTGACCAGGTCAAGGCAGCTGTTGGTGATATAAAGGCTGAGCAAGCGGCTAAGCGGGTCGTCGTGTTAAAGGTAAGTGGTGCTTTCCATACGCCACTTTTTAACGGTGCAAGAGCCAAGATGCATGACCGGCTAGCAGAAGAGCAGTTCCATAAACCGACAGTCCCGGTAATTAGTAATACAGTCGTAGCCCCCTTTACCGCCGAAAACATCGCTCCCATTATGGAACGGCAGCTGGCGGTTTCGACCCACTTTGGTGAGGACGTTCAGTACATGGTGAAGCTCTTAGAGATTGATGCAACATTAGAGATTGGGCCAGGGAAGAACCTTTCACGCTTTGCCAAGCAAGTCGATTCAAATCTTGTTCGCACCCACATTGGTACGTTGAAGGATTACCAGACTTATTTAAAGGAGAATCAACAATGGAGCTAA
- a CDS encoding beta-ketoacyl-ACP synthase III produces MKNWRIVETASVAPQQIETNDDLSKLMDTSDEWIQSRTGIKQRHISNGENTSDLAVKVATRLLKKSGVPAGDIDLIIVATMSPDSYTPSVAAIVQGQIGARNAVAFDISAACSGFVYALAVAGGFLMQAPFHRALVIGSEILSKIIDWQDRTTAVLFGDGAGGVLIEEARENCLYGQDLVSFGELSDKIVAGKTKVATDFPGRVTSLSSFSMDGRAVYKFATHQVPASIKQAAQDAGIELNQVDHFLLHQANARIIRQVAKRLDQPLEKFPININEYGNTSAASEPLLLDELVTHGKIKRGDTLVLAGFGGGLTIGTIIIKY; encoded by the coding sequence GTGAAAAATTGGCGAATTGTTGAGACCGCAAGTGTTGCTCCCCAACAAATCGAAACAAATGATGACCTCAGTAAGTTAATGGACACGTCTGATGAGTGGATTCAATCCCGTACCGGCATCAAGCAACGCCATATTAGCAACGGTGAAAACACCAGTGACTTAGCGGTAAAAGTGGCCACTCGCTTGCTGAAAAAGAGTGGTGTGCCAGCCGGTGACATTGATTTGATTATCGTTGCCACCATGTCACCAGATTCATATACGCCATCGGTTGCTGCAATCGTGCAGGGACAAATTGGTGCACGAAATGCCGTTGCTTTCGATATCTCAGCGGCCTGTTCAGGCTTTGTTTACGCGTTGGCAGTTGCAGGTGGCTTTCTTATGCAGGCCCCATTTCACCGGGCCCTCGTTATCGGCAGTGAGATTCTTTCGAAAATCATTGACTGGCAGGACCGGACAACAGCGGTTTTGTTTGGTGATGGCGCTGGTGGGGTTTTGATTGAGGAGGCTCGTGAAAATTGCCTCTATGGTCAAGACCTGGTCAGCTTTGGGGAACTAAGCGACAAAATTGTTGCCGGTAAGACAAAAGTTGCTACCGATTTTCCTGGCCGGGTTACCAGCTTGTCATCCTTTTCGATGGATGGGCGAGCGGTATACAAATTTGCTACCCACCAAGTACCCGCCTCAATTAAGCAGGCGGCGCAAGATGCGGGAATCGAGCTTAACCAGGTGGACCATTTTTTGCTTCACCAAGCAAACGCGCGAATTATTCGTCAGGTTGCTAAGCGGTTGGATCAGCCGTTAGAAAAGTTTCCAATTAACATTAATGAGTACGGGAACACCTCGGCAGCCAGTGAGCCACTCTTGCTCGATGAGTTGGTTACCCACGGCAAGATAAAACGGGGCGATACGCTTGTCCTGGCCGGTTTTGGCGGTGGCTTGACCATCGGTACAATAATTATCAAATATTAA
- the fabZ gene encoding 3-hydroxyacyl-ACP dehydratase FabZ, translating to MALMTAQEVMDLIPNRYPICYIDYVDSMVPGESIVATKNVTINESFFRGHFPHNPVMPGVLIIESLAQAASVLILKSPEFYKKTAYLGAIHKGKFRKMVVPGDVMKLHIKMVKKRQRMGIVDAVATVGERKVCSAQLVFIVADRQAKI from the coding sequence TTGGCATTAATGACGGCTCAAGAAGTTATGGATTTAATCCCGAATCGCTATCCAATTTGCTACATCGATTACGTAGATTCGATGGTGCCAGGTGAGAGCATTGTCGCGACCAAGAACGTCACCATTAATGAATCGTTCTTTCGCGGCCACTTTCCGCATAACCCAGTAATGCCGGGTGTGTTAATAATTGAAAGCCTTGCCCAGGCAGCTTCGGTTTTGATTCTTAAATCGCCGGAGTTTTACAAAAAGACTGCCTATCTGGGTGCAATTCATAAGGGAAAGTTTCGTAAAATGGTCGTCCCTGGGGACGTAATGAAACTGCATATTAAGATGGTCAAAAAACGTCAGCGAATGGGAATCGTCGATGCAGTGGCGACTGTCGGTGAACGGAAAGTCTGCAGTGCGCAGCTAGTCTTTATCGTTGCCGATCGTCAGGCAAAGATTTAA
- the fabG gene encoding 3-oxoacyl-[acyl-carrier-protein] reductase, with amino-acid sequence MELKNKVVMITGSSRGIGAAIALAFLKKGCRVILNGRHELNAELKARLDHVGGEYVYLMGDLANATQVTSLAKKAWDMFGEIDVLVNNAGINRDKLFIGMKDADFDDVITTNLRAPFFLTQQVLKKMYKKRQGCIINMASVVGLHGNAGQANYAVSKAGLVGLTKSVAKEGALRGIRCNAIAPGMIDSDMTVALSDHVKKQISKQIPLQRFGEPEEVAKTAVFLAENDYITGQTIVVDGGMTI; translated from the coding sequence ATGGAGCTAAAAAATAAGGTCGTCATGATTACCGGAAGTAGTCGTGGCATTGGTGCTGCTATTGCGCTAGCATTCTTAAAAAAAGGATGCCGGGTAATTTTAAACGGTCGCCACGAACTTAATGCGGAGTTGAAGGCCCGTCTTGATCATGTTGGTGGCGAATATGTTTACCTGATGGGTGACCTCGCAAACGCTACCCAGGTTACTTCATTAGCGAAGAAAGCGTGGGATATGTTCGGCGAAATTGACGTGCTAGTTAATAATGCGGGGATTAACCGGGATAAGCTGTTTATCGGAATGAAAGATGCGGATTTTGATGACGTAATCACAACCAACCTCCGTGCTCCCTTTTTCCTGACCCAGCAGGTTCTTAAGAAAATGTATAAGAAGCGGCAGGGTTGCATTATTAATATGGCGAGTGTCGTTGGCCTCCACGGTAATGCCGGTCAGGCAAACTATGCGGTTAGCAAGGCGGGCTTGGTTGGTTTGACTAAGTCGGTTGCTAAGGAAGGGGCGTTGCGCGGTATTCGGTGTAATGCGATTGCTCCCGGAATGATTGACAGCGATATGACCGTTGCTTTATCTGACCACGTTAAAAAGCAAATATCTAAGCAAATCCCCCTGCAGCGGTTTGGTGAGCCGGAAGAGGTGGCCAAAACGGCTGTCTTTCTGGCGGAAAATGATTATATTACTGGCCAAACAATCGTTGTTGATGGTGGAATGACAATTTAG